GAAAGCTAttggaaaagtaaaataacaatATTTGGTTCACAACACAGTACAATATATGCAAAGAGGCCTATGTAATtctattttattactttatttcatCTTATCTTTGGAAAattaaagctgaaaagaaaaatcacgtTATAGGTTGTAACTGGTGCCAAAGTATGGAACTCAGTCAaggcaaaagcaataaaatattaactgtTGAGACACACTAATTCAAAGGAGGCTCAACTGCTACCCAAAACTtacttgttttttgttttcttttagcaaactaattttaaagtggtatcaacttttaaaaaaaagtcattcttAAAGTGCTAGCATATGAGAAGTTAACACATTTTTCATATGCACTTAATGAGATTTATTATAgtgaaaataactttaaaaaaaactactACAAAACTACTACAATTTTTCTCATCTGCATTATCTTCTACAAGGTCCTTTTATTTTGCTATGAGTGTACACTGGAAGCAGGATAGATTGAACCATGAAAAGCCTGTCTGACAGAGGAAGGATGTCTACAGAAGGACTTAGTATAAAAATACTTTCCACAATTCCACTTTAAGCTTATTTAATGAAACTTCCTTGTGCAAAATTCCCATCCAAAATAATTGGGAATATTTACTGAAGTTAATTTATTGAaacttccagatttttttttttaaatattcacaCTTAAAATGCAGAACTCGTTCTGTAATAAACATAAACTTCTCTTCAAAACAAAGCATCTATTTCACCTCAGGCACGACGATGGAGCTCTTTCAAATAGTAGAGACAACACTTCCATTATTCTCCAATTTATGTCAACAGCAGTTTGCAGACCTTGCCATAACTTTATAAGTCATCATATTATTAAAGAATGATGGAATTACACAGAGTAATATATGAAGTAGTGTTTTTCATGGAACATGGACATGAAGCCCTTCACTTTATCTGTGCAGACCTTATAGCAAGTATCTCAAACAAAGTACCATAAAAAATGCAGATGATTATTTTGCTACAGAATTAAAACTTACATTTGTGAGTAGATGCTTAAGATGATCATTAAGAGATGGTCCAACAACAGCACTCAATTGAACTAAAGCGTCCAGTCCCCTTCCGAATACTTCATCATCTGAATGGGCcttcaaagaaggaaaaatgaaaagcctCTCAGTAATATACAGACAAATACACAAGTTCTTCAAAAATGTGATCTTTACATTACAATTGtatatagtatttttaaaaattaaaactactGTGCAACTGCTAATTGTTGTAACATTATGTGTTTAGAAATACAAGTACAATATGACTGAATATTAGTTTCTATAggtaacatttaaaaatgaacagaTGTTTTTAAAGTAGACAACAAAAGAATTCACAAAATGTTTTGCATGTCTCATAAGACAATGACACTAATAATTTACTattgatgaaataaaaaattcagcAGGCAAAACAGTTTACTAAACCAAAACTTTTAATGCTTCACTGCATAACAGAAACAACCCTTCAAATGCAGGTATCTTGAAACTGAGAGACATTTTAGTTACAAATGTAATGAATTCAGGGTAGTTTCTGTGTAATTCATAACAACAAATGTCTTTGTTGAAGAAACCCAGGGGCCAATGACTTTCTGGTTCAATTAATTTAGTCCCCTGCCAACAACAGCTGTGTCACCTGCCAGGAATTATCCAGCTCTTACCTACTTCTAGGGtgctttgtcatttttattgctcCCACGCGAGGGTTCTTCTATGCCCAAGTTCTCTAATGGTTTTGTTATCTCACTCTTCTTTGAGCAGTGAAATTGATTCATGacaatttattttgttcttgtaCTAATACTGACCTTTATTTAAACAGTTATTTTTCCACTCTGACACTTGGGCCctgaatgttggggttttttcaacTAGAAGTCATTGACTGCTTGTGTAGCAGAAGGTTTAACAAGACTTTATACCAAACCAGTGCGACAATGAAAATTAGCAGATGGGCATCAGTAACTAGAAGAACAGGCAAGAATAATTCTTCCAATTTTGTCTTCCAAACTAAATGAAAGATATTGATAACAGATAATTCTGATCTCCTATTACACCTCTGATCTGAGATCACAGAGTTTTTGAACTTTCAGACAACTCTATAAGACCAGAACTGAAACACAGATAGATTGAAGGGCAGCAAGTACCTGAACCAAGAAAGACCTCTGAAAGTtatgaaaaagttaaaaatatttttaaaattaagaatatGACCTCAAACACTTTAActatattcttcctttttcctcactGGCATATTTGGCTTTATCTTTGCAGCATACTCTGAATTTGTAAATGTAACAGGGAAGTATTTATTCTTGCATGTCCATTTTACTTcatctcaatatttttttttgcttgttactatgtgaatatatataaaaacatcaccaatacatatatttatttatgcttATATTCAGAACTTTAAGAGAACATTTCCtcagaatttcacagaatcactaggttggaaaagacccccaggatcatggagtccagcCATTAATTTGCCCAAAGCTACTGTCAGACAGCTATAGGAGCTGCCCATCTGAATTTACACTTACAGACATACTTATCTAATAAAACCAAGGCAGAgttaacataagaaaaaaaactattcccagcccccccaaagcccAAACCAAAAGCCCATGCAACAGAGTTGTCACATaagtattttctgtgtcattCTCAAAATCACAAgggaaagacaaaacaaaacaaaacaaattatgaaAATCTCTGCATGAAGAGTAAGACATACCAATGCAGCCTTTAATGCTGGAACTAGGCGAGGCAACAAAGGAATTGCTTTTTCAGTAGCACCTTTAACCATCAGTAACTCTTTAAAACCttcctttgaaataaatgtGTAGGGATGTTTTGTCTCTCTTAGACCCTGTGCCAAatgtaaaacacattttcttgaaAGTTAGCTTTCTTAAAcacaaataccttttaaaagcTCACATAGCAGCAAGATAATGCTTCAATTTTGTTACATCAGTTCAACACATAAATACACTAACTCCACCATGTGGAACCATTAAGTACAACTCTGCTTACAGAATATTctgattaatttttctcttggaaCACTAAATATTTAAACTCACATTATAAACATTGCCAATTCAatcaatatttgccctcattacctTTACTCTAACTACCCAAGGAAATTTTTCAACAAGGCCATGAACAAAAATAGGCTGTATTTGTAAATGGTTtacactgaaggaaaaaaaaaagaatggtggTGAACTACAGAAGGAAACACAGTCCACCATACACAACCTCCTGCAACACCAAAATCTTGTAGACGTTACAAATATGCACTTCTAGTGAAGCCCCAATTGGCAGAACTCAAAGATTTAAAGGAATAAGGCTGAAGTCTTTCCTGTTTCCATAACAGAAACTCTACCTTACTTTAGAAATTGACAGTTTTGTTTAAtcttagaagaaaacaaaaaaagccacctCTAGTGTATGCACTTTATTCCAACTGCCACACTGGATGCAACATTTATTTACACTCTTGAAACATATTTGGTGACATGTCAGAGATGACgctgagaaaacagaaacctGAACATAATGTATAGTATTTCACTTATTTAAAGGATCCTATTTCTGTATGCTTCACTGTGCAAGAAAAGAGTTTACCTCTGCCAGGGTTACAAGAAGAGGATCAAAGGGAACAGTTGCAGGAAGGCATTCCCATTGCAGTCTGTTCTTTACTGTGCCATGCATTAACCTATATAAAGAATAAAGTTTTAACAAAATAacatataataatatataatctATTGCCAACACTATTAACTTTAACACcaattattttgtaatattaTTATAATGTTACACATAGAATTTCAACACATACTGCTCTCAGTGAAATGTGTAATGGTATTTAACACTGTAATTATTATAATTCCCAGATTTGACAGTTTCCAAAACTCTGCTCCCAATCACACAGGAATCAAAAAACAAAAGTTATAAAAATTATAGATCTTTCATACCAACAGAGAAGATGCTCCCTTTTAAAAGTTTCAATTACTCCTAAGATACAGATAAAGACTATATACTAGTGATTATTTTGTACATGTACATACACGTgttaatgattttttaattttttgttcagTAATTCTGCATCCACTTGACAAAACAATATAGTGTTTATTGTAGGCAAATATATAACAGACAAAAGTAACTTAAAATACCACAAACTAATACTTACAAGTAGTTCTGTTAATATCTGATATTGCTGACAACTACAGAATTGCAATATTAATGTCCTACTACTTacttcagccaaaaaaaaaagactgcaagaTATCTACTTACTAAAATGGCACTAATTTTATTACCATTTCTGTTGGGAGAAGTAAACACCATCATATGACAAAATCAATTTCAGTCATGAAAGAGGCTTAGCAAACTAAATCTACAAATGCCTAGCTATTCTTTAAAACTGCAGCTTCTGTAttaacacagaataaaaaagaaccaaaagaagacagtttgaaagaaatggagaattactttctgctttgaaaagagTGAAGCATCAGAaatcttttcagaaatgaatgAAATCAAACAGCCTAAGTAAAAGATTAAACTTGAATTGATGTATTTCAATCTCTGTAATTCTACCTAACCATAATACAGttggtaaaaaaataaacaaaaccaacacacctGCATGGAATGCCACCTTTAGCATATATAACAGCAAATGCAGAAGTTGGTCGAGTATGAGCATCAAACTGTGAGGACAAAAAATATATGTGTTATTTATTCATAACAGTAATGTGTGATAACTATTTTGAATATGTTAAAACTGCAGTTTGCTAAAAAGGAACTTTCTCGTACGATTTTAAAACTAATCAGAAGAACCGCAACTATGGTGTGGAAAACATGCATTTGGTGCATTTATcagaaaattgcttttcagaACTGTCTGGCTAGGAAGTTTTAAAGACGAATTAATAATGTAGAATCAGTGCTCTCCTGATGGGTTCTCTCCTTAATTGATTAAGGATCACTTTCCTGATGCTCTTATAGTTGTTATATTAGTAACATGCAAAAAGCAGATTTACTCTAATTCCATCTTGATCTGAGTACAGACAAAACTACAAGGTGGGAAGATGTGGGAGAAACACCAAATGTTGGGCAAGATGGTATGAGGGCACTGGAAATAAGCAGGAAGGTTCATACGAAGAAGGAAACTAGGAGCTTCATGGGAAGAAAGCCTGcacaaaggtttttttaatcacacACATGCTTCTTATGCATATGAATTATATATAATCATTCAGTGAATTATATATACTCATTCAATGCTACTTCCCAGATAAAACATCTTACTACAAAGCATATAGCAGGAAATTCTAtgaaatcttaatttttatctttttgagAGTCATTAAGACTCTTAAAATTGTGTGCGTGATTTGATGACTTCTTGGCTTAATTAAGTAGTTGTACTATTTGCAAAAAGGtctcaagaaaaataatgccCACATGAACGCATTTGGCCTCTGTTTATGGCAAATTAGTACCTCACAAAGTACTCCCATTTAGTTTGTTTGCCAAAAAGTCTGTGACATTACTAATTGTTTGGCTGATATGGCCACTGGTGAGCTTTAATCACCCACTCAAATCTAGTTTTCCAAGCACAGGACGTGCATGAAATCAACAACTTCTTTCATCAGTCTTCTCCTAGAGCCAAAATTCTCCCCAAAGTAGTGCATGCTCACAGTACTTCAGAGTTTCAAGTAATGCTCACTAGCAATTAATAGGCTAGATTTTATGAGttctagatgatcttcaagatGCTACCTGATTCTTGCTTTCATTGCATAACTGAGCTAAGTTCTTCTAATGAAGCAGGTGCCAAAATTCATAACTATACAAAGACAAAATCCCTCAActctttttaacttttcattCTACATCTCTTTTTAGAGCAAAagtacatgaaaaaataaaaaaaaaaccatccaaGCCGTAATTGTagcaaatctctttttttttaaaaaaaaaaaataacattacatCTTAGGCCTTTGAGTGCAGAAATTAGGGAAATCATGATTACTAACAAAAAATAGAAGAgttaaagtaatttaaatttacAATAGAGGACCAGAAAAAGTATGCCCTACATGTATTTCATGAACTAACAACAGTTCTTCCATCAAGAGAtccattttaaacaaataaaggGAAAACCCATCACCTATACATACCGGATCAATAGTTTTAGGATTCAACTTGTAACTAGGCTTTGGCTGTGGTTTACTTGCAGCTTCTGGAGAACATGAAAAAGtagctgccttgcttttctgTACTGcattctttggttttatttggatGCCCAATGACATTTCCTTAACATTACTTCCTAGAatagaaaaagattaaaaatatgaaacagCGTTCATTCCTACATGACAGAATATGAGTGGTTAGAATCCCCAGGTCCAAAGACTGACATGAACAATCAATCAAGAAAATCTGAACAAgtctaccagaaaaaaaaccttatatATCCTGAGGATAATTTTGACAGTCTCATCATTCCATCTTTCAAAAAGACACATCTCCCAATCCTGCACTGCTCCCCCTTGCTTCTGTACTTTGACAACTACAGCAAAAGTGAAATTAGCTCCGATCTGCCTTTAGGGTAGTCTACAGAAATCCAAGCAGCATCACAGCACTCAGCAGAACAGCCTAGAGCAAAATAGGCTGGTTTGGTACAGTTAGAGCAGAAGATAGTTAAAATTTGACAAATGGCCAGGATGAAGGAATGAACACAAGCCCAGGTAGATTCAGGACACAAAAGCCAAAGCAGAATCAATAAGGGAAAAGAACATAAAtgtaaagcagcaaaaaaaaccagaacacagaaaatgaattttaattccAGTAAGAATGGAAGCATTTTGTTAAAAACAGTGCAAAGATAGCTTTCTGTATACATCCTTAAATACAAATTTAGGTACATACATCATCTAAATGTTCAAGAAGCACCTACACGTGTTACTATGTATGTATATAATTGGGATAAAATGTccctaataaaaataatagcatACTGCCTATTTAACATAGCAAGCCTGATACTCTCATGAGTAATATGAATTATTTCTGAGAATAATTCCAAATTTTCAGAGAATTGGAATTGTTTAGAttgcaaaagacctttaaggtcatcaagtccaactgtaaacccaacactgccaagtccaccactaaaccatatccctaaatGCCAGGTCTAAGTGTCTTAACTACTGTCAAGGATAAATATAGATCAGGGattgctgataaatgatggcaAGTGGCTGGGTGAGCAATTACAATGGCTCCCTCAGTAGTTAACATTTCAAATGTTAATAAAAGTATAAAGTGTGAAAGTATTAGTCTTCAATAGTATTAACGCTCAGTAATTTATGCTATAGTGTACTctggatgaaaaaaaacagtttagtAAATAAGAAACTACATTCATTTAGTAAACAAGAGATTACACTAAATAGAAATGAGGACATTAGGAAGCCAGTTAAATAATGTACATAAACAAACATTGACAGAAGGATGGGCAGGGTGCTTGCCATCCAGACATCACCTTTTGCAAGCTGGAAACACCTGTTTTTGTCAACATGAATAAATTCCAAACTCTGAGATCTGGATGAACTAGAGGCAGATTTATTTTACCATGGTAATTCCACTCCCTCAACTCTATAAGCCACTTGCCCTAATCTCTATCAGAATCATGTACATGCAGTCCTTGATTATCTTGGTTCTTATACTTCCCTCCAGACAAAACTGCCAGTCAGGTACTTAAGTCATTATCTAAATTACTAAatcttcaggatttttttctgcttctattCAGACATGATATATTTCATTAGAAGTTGTGAAACAACATACAGTAATGATTACCAAATTATCTAATATATAAATACTAGTCAAAAtcgaaaatgaaaatttaaaatacttcttcacTTATAATTTAATCAGAACCAGTGCCTCAAATCAGTTCACTCACTGTGTATCTTGGTTTCTCTTTCATACCACTTTCAGAATACACACTGTCTTTAGCAACAATCTTTTCAAAAGAAGAACTAACACACCAcaattagaaaattaaaaaacctcttctgaacacagtaaaaattaaatgaCCCTTATGGGAACTATTCTGTTCATAAAATGCAAatctttaaaaccagaaataaattTAAGCCTTAGAAGCCAAACAATAACATAGAATTTACTGATTTTGTAAGTGCCAGCTTATTATCACAAAACTTTAAATACATTAGAACTAGAAAACACATTTACAACTGCAGAAAAACAAGAATCAAAATGATTTTATGCTATAAAAACACCAGATAAGTTCTTGACATTACCATTAAATATCACAAAATAGTGCTATCTGTGTCAACCTTTGAAACGCACAATTGCTCATAATGGGAACAGTTATCTTGCTAATgacaacataaatatttttctcagggAAGTATTTAGAAATAATTCAGATGTATTCAaactcttttctttaaaaaagtgaTCAATATACATGCCAAAGACTTTACTAAGTTTCTACTTAACAATAATCTAGATGCATTTGAAAAGTCACTAATTGTACCATTGTTGCAAAAGAGTGCACTGCTTTGAACATCTTGATGGTAATCAATAAAGGACTAATACTTGTTTATATTAAATGGAACAGTAGGATTTGAGCTGAGTAAAAGACCAAAAGACTCATAATCTGAAGGAACCTCTTATTGAGACTGAAGGAGGACATACTAAAGCAGGCCTTGACATCAAGACTGCAAATTTATCAGAGAAGTATGTGGGAAAAATGGCCTTAGATGAACTATCTCATTGTACGCTCATATACATACAAAAACACACATGGAAGTAAAGGGCTTCCCACCTCCAAGAGCAGAGCCCTGCTCACTGAATACGCACAGTAGAAAACTTCTATGATGTAACCGCATGCAGCTTTATTACAATGATATGGAAATCACTAATCAATCTTTTATAGAGGGAAGTACCTGGCATATATTAGTTTTGTAACTTTTGCAATAAACTGAGTGCAGAGGCTCCGGAAGGGTCGGGCCACTTGATTTGTGGAAAGTCACTGAGAACCCAGACTTGTGCGATGCAGAAATGTTATCAATGTCTTGACTTGGCATGTGAAATTGGCTATTTGCATGACAAGTGATGAATCTGACTTTTCGGACAACCTCagataaagtaaaaaataaaagatgtgaCAACAGGTAGGAACAGTGTTAGCCCTTTGGGACAAATTGAAGACAGGAGTTAAGGACCGAGGTAACAGTTTTGTAaaaacaactcagaaaacacagatcacagcatcatttgggttggaaagggccttaaagatcacccagttccaatccccctgccacaggcctggccactttccactggatcaggttgctcaaagtctcatccaaacaccttgaacacctccagggatgaggtatccacaacttctctgggcaacctgttccaatgcctcaccatcctcacagtaaaattttttttcctaatatctaagttaaatctctcctttttcaCCTTAAACCCATTACGCCTCGTCCTTACCACTgcactaagagaaaaaaaaacaacaaaggcaagcccctccctagctttcctgtagcccctttaagtactggaaggctgctataaggtctccctgaaaaatggctttaaataagGAGCTTTCAGGCTTCAGAGCAAGATGAAAGGGCTTGTGTAGTCAGGAGCTGGTCAGAGTCACGCAGTCACAGAGAGATCAGACAGGAGAAGTGCAGCAGTGAATCAAACAAGTGTCCTATAAGGCTTGACACAGAAATCAACCGGCAGATGACAGATTTCAAGCAAAGGacagaaatctttaaaaagaaaaagtgtctTTAAAAGACATCtctcaaagaaggaaaagtgtGACCTGGAGGCTGGTTTCTGGCAGTCACTTAAGAAAGGCGGGAGGACAGTAAGTAGGCTGCTGTAGGCGAGGTTGCTCCCTTACCCTGGTGCCCGCCGAAGGGGCAACGGATCGGCGGGAACAGCAAAGCTCCGACAGTTACCACGCACCGACACTCGGGAACACGCCAGCACACCGAGAGTCCCGGCGAGGAGGGACGCTCCTCGGggccctctcccctccccacagctcCCACTCCTCGCGGGACGCCCAGATCCCGGCGGACAGCGATCTCCCCTCTTCTTAGGGGCTCCTCGGGAAGGGAAGGGCCGCCCCGCGCCCACGGTCGCACCCCGGCCCCGGCAGGAGGGCGGCTCCGCGACGCTTCCTCCCGGTTGTCATGGAAACTACGGGCACCCGAGTGCCCAAGATTCCTCGGGCGCCGCGCGTTGGTGGCGGGTGCGGGGGGGACACGCGATGGGGGACGGGGACGGTCCCCCTGGGCATCGCCTGCTCTAGAAGCGGAGGTGTTGATACACGGAGTAGTTAGCATTGCAAAGCGTGGAATATTTtggtttaagctaaagtagagctcagtttcatctgaaatgactgaatatgagccagcagtgtgcccaggtggccaagaaggccaatggcatcttggcttggatcagaaacggtgtgaccagcaggtccaggga
The window above is part of the Phaenicophaeus curvirostris isolate KB17595 chromosome 4, BPBGC_Pcur_1.0, whole genome shotgun sequence genome. Proteins encoded here:
- the PACRGL gene encoding PACRG-like protein, translating into MSLGIQIKPKNAVQKSKAATFSCSPEAASKPQPKPSYKLNPKTIDPFDAHTRPTSAFAVIYAKGGIPCRLMHGTVKNRLQWECLPATVPFDPLLVTLAEGLRETKHPYTFISKEGFKELLMVKGATEKAIPLLPRLVPALKAALAHSDDEVFGRGLDALVQLSAVVGPSLNDHLKHLLTNLSVRLMKKKFREKVTVALQKLEQYGGKATVAIIKRKIPTYCSFSPEQEDCSDLHCKVKFGKKLPVNITVTYLGYGLLK